A region from the Oceanidesulfovibrio marinus genome encodes:
- a CDS encoding ABC transporter permease: MELLRRFKDSYFLFSFLRDPVAIGSFAIFFVLAVAGFSAPISAPHDPYDTATIDVMDSELPPAWMDGGENRFLLGTDDQGRDMLSTILYGTRVSLIIGLGAVALQAFLGILVGLVAGYSGGRLDALLMRIADVQLSFSTYMVAIFFGAIFQAVFGVGRYADIAIPFLIFVIGLAEWPQYARTVRASVLGEKKKEYVEAARVIGLPAGRIVRRHILPNTLTPVLVISTVQVANAIMSEAALSFIGLGMPATKPSLGSLIKAGFEYIFSGSWWITLFPGIVLVALILAINLLGDWLRDFLNPKLYKG; the protein is encoded by the coding sequence ATGGAACTCTTGCGACGCTTCAAGGACTCGTACTTCCTGTTCTCCTTTCTGCGCGATCCCGTGGCCATCGGGTCCTTCGCCATATTTTTCGTCCTGGCCGTGGCCGGGTTCTCTGCGCCTATCAGCGCGCCGCACGACCCGTACGACACCGCGACCATCGACGTCATGGACTCGGAGCTGCCGCCCGCTTGGATGGACGGCGGGGAGAACCGCTTCCTCCTGGGCACGGACGACCAGGGCCGGGACATGCTCTCCACCATCCTGTACGGTACGCGCGTCTCGCTGATTATCGGCCTGGGCGCCGTGGCCCTGCAGGCGTTTCTGGGCATCCTTGTGGGGCTGGTGGCCGGCTACTCCGGCGGCCGCCTCGATGCCTTGCTCATGCGCATCGCCGATGTGCAGCTCTCATTCTCCACGTACATGGTGGCCATATTTTTCGGGGCCATATTCCAGGCCGTGTTCGGGGTGGGCCGCTATGCGGACATCGCCATCCCGTTCCTGATCTTCGTCATCGGCCTGGCCGAGTGGCCGCAGTATGCGCGCACCGTGCGCGCCTCTGTGCTGGGCGAGAAGAAGAAGGAGTACGTGGAGGCCGCGCGGGTCATCGGTCTGCCGGCCGGTCGCATCGTGCGCCGGCATATTCTGCCCAACACGCTCACGCCCGTGCTCGTCATCTCCACCGTGCAGGTGGCCAACGCCATCATGTCCGAGGCGGCGCTCTCCTTCATCGGCCTGGGCATGCCGGCCACCAAGCCGTCCCTGGGCTCGCTCATCAAGGCTGGGTTCGAGTACATCTTCTCCGGCTCCTGGTGGATCACGCTGTTCCCGGGCATCGTCCTCGTCGCGCTCATTCTGGCCATCAACCTCCTGGGCGACTGGCTGCGCGATTTCCTCAACCCCAAGCTGTACAAGGGATGA
- a CDS encoding ABC transporter permease, whose product MFAFAVRRILQALVVMVVISFIGFSIKFAIGDPVRDLVGISVSAEERAEIRDQLGLNDPFMVQWVRFMGNAIHGDVGRSFFFKKPAMDVIVSKAPATLELVLVSSIIVIVFSVPIGIFCAVRPNHWLSRILMGLSIVGVSIPVFLTAILLIYVFAVELQWLPSYGRGETIQLFGFWESGLATRDGLLHIILPSIALSSIMLPLFIRLIRAEMKEVLETEYIKFARAKGLSPRRVLYLHAFKNTLLPVITVGGVQLGIMIAFTILTETVFQWQGMGFMFLEAVERSDTSLLVAYLVFVGVIFVIVNTVVDLVYGLVNPMVRVAGRK is encoded by the coding sequence ATGTTCGCTTTCGCCGTCCGCCGTATTCTCCAGGCCCTCGTGGTCATGGTGGTCATCAGCTTTATCGGCTTCTCCATCAAGTTCGCCATCGGCGACCCGGTGCGAGATCTGGTGGGCATCTCCGTCTCCGCCGAGGAGCGCGCTGAAATCCGCGACCAGCTCGGGCTCAATGATCCTTTCATGGTTCAGTGGGTCCGCTTCATGGGCAACGCCATCCACGGCGACGTGGGGCGCTCGTTCTTCTTCAAGAAGCCGGCCATGGACGTGATCGTCTCCAAGGCCCCGGCCACGCTGGAACTGGTCCTGGTCAGCTCCATCATCGTCATTGTCTTTTCGGTGCCCATAGGAATTTTCTGCGCAGTACGGCCAAACCACTGGCTCTCACGAATACTGATGGGCTTATCCATTGTGGGGGTGTCCATTCCGGTTTTCCTCACAGCCATCCTCCTCATCTACGTCTTCGCGGTCGAGCTCCAGTGGCTGCCGTCATACGGACGCGGCGAGACCATCCAGCTGTTCGGATTCTGGGAGTCCGGGCTGGCCACCAGAGACGGTCTGCTGCACATCATCCTGCCGTCCATCGCGCTCTCGTCCATCATGCTGCCGCTCTTCATCCGCCTTATCCGCGCGGAGATGAAGGAAGTGCTGGAGACCGAGTACATCAAGTTCGCCCGGGCCAAGGGCTTGTCCCCCCGCCGGGTGCTCTACCTGCACGCCTTCAAGAACACGCTCCTGCCGGTCATCACTGTGGGCGGCGTGCAGCTCGGCATCATGATCGCCTTCACCATCCTCACGGAAACGGTCTTCCAGTGGCAGGGCATGGGCTTCATGTTCCTGGAAGCGGTGGAGCGCTCGGACACCTCGCTGCTGGTGGCCTACCTCGTCTTTGTGGGAGTAATTTTTGTGATCGTGAACACCGTGGTGGACCTTGTCTACGGCCTCGTGAACCCTATGGTCCGCGTGGCGGGCAGGAAGTAG